The following proteins are co-located in the Fructilactobacillus carniphilus genome:
- a CDS encoding NAD(P)H-dependent flavin oxidoreductase has protein sequence MQNRVTEILGTRYPLIQAPMNWLTDARLVAAVTNAGGLGTFGPNAGRDSLKQNGMEIMEHQIKMAQELTNGPIAMTLGLNPQGEDQSYAQQVLERSLALGIRYFLVGGEPDETIYHEVKAADATLIARSYNPTPAEAQRQVELGADLIVATGYDEGGVIPTHGNGTFTTVPRIADAVSIPVLAAGGINDDRGVRAAMSLGAEGVFVGSRFLVTQEARTAPVTKQKIMASTAEDLLLVAPNKRSLRNRLMEELATQFREGDHTTFRKTLELGGVRPAMLHGELEAGEVTVNTGLDLIQTEPTVAELINELMQDFH, from the coding sequence ATGCAAAATCGTGTAACAGAGATTTTAGGAACTCGGTATCCCTTGATTCAAGCACCCATGAACTGGCTGACGGATGCGCGGTTAGTCGCAGCTGTCACCAATGCGGGCGGATTAGGGACGTTTGGACCCAATGCCGGCCGGGATTCTTTAAAGCAGAATGGCATGGAAATCATGGAACACCAGATTAAAATGGCCCAGGAACTCACTAACGGACCGATTGCAATGACCCTGGGCTTGAACCCGCAGGGAGAAGATCAATCCTACGCGCAACAAGTGTTAGAGCGTTCGTTAGCCCTTGGGATTCGTTACTTTTTGGTGGGTGGTGAACCGGACGAAACCATTTATCACGAGGTCAAGGCGGCGGACGCCACGTTGATTGCCCGTAGCTATAATCCGACGCCCGCGGAGGCCCAACGGCAGGTCGAACTGGGGGCTGATCTAATCGTTGCGACTGGATATGACGAAGGGGGCGTGATTCCGACCCATGGGAACGGGACCTTTACTACGGTGCCCCGGATTGCGGATGCCGTTTCGATTCCGGTGTTAGCGGCCGGTGGCATTAACGATGACCGCGGCGTGCGAGCCGCCATGTCGCTGGGAGCCGAAGGCGTCTTTGTCGGTAGTCGCTTTTTGGTGACGCAGGAAGCCCGGACGGCTCCAGTTACCAAACAAAAGATTATGGCTAGTACCGCGGAAGATCTGTTGCTGGTGGCGCCCAATAAGCGCTCACTTCGCAATCGGCTGATGGAAGAACTTGCCACTCAATTTCGGGAGGGCGACCACACGACCTTCCGCAAAACTCTAGAACTCGGGGGCGTCCGACCAGCCATGTTGCATGGTGAACTGGAAGCCGGTGAAGTTACCGTTAACACCGGTTTGGATTTGATCCAAACGGAACCGACCGTTGCCGAACTAATCAACGAATTAATGCAAGATTTCCACTAA
- a CDS encoding APC family permease translates to MEKPTSQADVSLNRSLGLWSALALVVGTIIGVGIFVRQAAVINDAGSAKAALFAWLAGGLLTLAAGLTIAEIASQIPSTGGLYAYMEAIYNKFWGFLSGWMQIIVYGPAMIAALGSYLAILVLDFFHLPSFWTLPIALGSIILVGILNIFPNRYGGAFAIITTICKLVPVAALIIFGLFFGHADAFSQSVGDLHTTAGGFGVAMLATLFAFDGWILVVNLGGEIKNPKKMLPRAISLGIMLVMVIYLLVSYGVLKSIGPAKIHELGTTAIPYIANKDFGVWGGKALSIGIIISIIGCMNGKIMTFPRIMYAMAEEKQLPGSKWLSYLNPKTRTPVFAIIATLIIAGLMICFTNPDRISELCIFTVYCFYVMAFVGVFLLRKRNPNQVRVFSVPLFPFTPIVAILGSLFVIISEITSDPIGVLVSLGIVAIGIPVYYFKVMRPRQATK, encoded by the coding sequence ATGGAAAAACCAACTTCACAAGCGGATGTTTCGTTAAACCGATCGCTGGGCCTCTGGTCGGCGCTCGCCCTCGTGGTGGGAACCATCATCGGGGTCGGAATCTTCGTCCGCCAGGCTGCCGTCATTAACGACGCGGGCTCTGCTAAGGCCGCCCTCTTTGCCTGGCTCGCCGGGGGTCTCTTAACCCTGGCTGCTGGACTGACAATTGCAGAAATTGCCTCCCAGATTCCTAGTACCGGGGGACTCTATGCGTACATGGAAGCCATCTACAATAAATTCTGGGGCTTTTTGTCCGGGTGGATGCAGATTATTGTTTACGGACCAGCCATGATTGCAGCACTTGGTTCATACCTCGCCATCTTGGTCCTGGACTTCTTCCACTTGCCATCATTCTGGACCCTGCCAATTGCACTGGGATCGATCATCCTGGTGGGAATTTTAAACATCTTTCCCAACCGGTACGGTGGTGCTTTTGCCATCATCACCACGATCTGTAAGTTGGTGCCGGTGGCAGCGTTAATTATTTTTGGGCTCTTCTTCGGTCACGCCGACGCCTTTTCGCAAAGCGTGGGTGACCTACACACCACGGCCGGTGGCTTTGGAGTTGCCATGTTAGCCACCCTGTTTGCCTTTGATGGTTGGATTTTAGTGGTCAACCTGGGGGGAGAAATTAAAAATCCAAAGAAAATGTTGCCACGCGCTATTTCTTTAGGAATCATGCTGGTCATGGTCATTTACCTGCTGGTTTCCTACGGGGTCCTCAAGAGCATTGGTCCCGCTAAGATTCACGAACTGGGAACAACTGCCATTCCTTACATTGCTAACAAGGACTTTGGCGTTTGGGGTGGAAAAGCGCTCAGTATCGGAATCATCATTTCCATCATCGGGTGCATGAACGGAAAAATCATGACGTTCCCCCGGATTATGTACGCGATGGCTGAAGAAAAGCAGTTACCGGGTTCAAAGTGGCTGTCCTACCTGAATCCGAAAACACGGACTCCGGTCTTTGCCATCATCGCCACCTTAATCATTGCCGGCTTGATGATTTGCTTCACCAATCCCGACCGGATTTCTGAACTTTGTATCTTTACCGTGTACTGTTTCTACGTGATGGCCTTTGTCGGCGTCTTCTTACTGCGGAAACGGAACCCGAACCAAGTCCGGGTCTTCTCCGTCCCACTGTTTCCCTTCACGCCCATCGTGGCCATCTTGGGTTCCCTCTTTGTAATCATTTCTGAAATTACGTCTGATCCCATCGGGGTTCTCGTTTCATTAGGCATCGTAGCCATCGGGATTCCGGTGTACTACTTCAAAGTGATGCGTCCGCGTCAAGCAACTAAATAA
- the hflX gene encoding GTPase HflX, with product MEPTPTPVITIGLNVNHPNFDYSMAELEQLVIANHMQSIATLVQKLDHPDAGTYFGKGKIEELADLVRSTDADTIVANDELSPSQIRNIENATKATVIDRTGLILEIFANRAHTKEAQLQVQLAKLRYQLPRLRTSASQRLDQQAAGGGLANRGAGETKLELNRRTIEHQISHVRHELKELGRSYETQSQRRKENRVKTVALVGYTNAGKSTIMNELVKRYGENEDKQVFVKDMLFATLDTSVRKLELPGNKQLLLSDTVGFVSELPHQLVEAFKSTLKEAATADLLVQVVNYSDSNQELMMETTQRTLQEIGVPNLPMITAFNKADRTGSRFPERAGENLIMSALDPASINELVAMISAQLFSDYVQKTYLFPFQAGDLVSTFNQEFDVQQTEYQADGTKLTVSLPASAAERYQKYEID from the coding sequence ATGGAACCAACACCAACCCCGGTCATTACGATCGGACTGAACGTTAATCACCCCAACTTTGACTACTCAATGGCTGAATTAGAGCAGTTAGTGATCGCCAACCACATGCAAAGTATTGCCACCCTCGTGCAAAAACTAGATCATCCAGACGCCGGTACCTACTTTGGGAAGGGCAAGATTGAGGAACTAGCCGACCTGGTGCGCAGTACGGATGCCGACACGATTGTCGCAAACGACGAGCTTAGTCCCAGTCAGATCCGCAACATTGAAAATGCCACCAAGGCCACGGTGATCGACCGGACCGGCCTTATCTTAGAAATCTTTGCCAACCGGGCTCACACCAAAGAAGCCCAGTTGCAGGTTCAACTCGCCAAGTTACGCTATCAACTGCCTCGTTTACGAACTAGTGCCAGTCAACGCCTGGACCAACAGGCCGCGGGAGGTGGCTTAGCTAACCGGGGAGCCGGAGAAACCAAGCTCGAATTAAACCGGCGAACGATTGAACACCAGATTAGCCACGTTCGCCACGAACTAAAAGAACTCGGCCGTTCTTATGAAACGCAGAGCCAACGCCGCAAGGAAAATCGGGTGAAAACCGTGGCCCTGGTCGGTTACACCAACGCCGGCAAGTCCACGATTATGAACGAGCTGGTCAAACGCTACGGTGAAAACGAGGACAAACAGGTCTTTGTAAAGGACATGCTGTTTGCCACCCTAGATACCAGCGTGCGAAAACTCGAATTACCCGGCAACAAGCAACTTTTACTCAGTGATACGGTCGGATTTGTCAGTGAACTCCCCCACCAATTGGTGGAAGCCTTCAAGTCCACGTTAAAGGAAGCCGCCACGGCTGATCTCTTGGTCCAGGTGGTCAACTATTCCGACTCTAACCAAGAACTAATGATGGAAACCACGCAACGGACCCTCCAAGAAATCGGCGTGCCTAACCTACCGATGATTACGGCCTTTAACAAAGCGGACCGGACCGGTAGTCGTTTCCCCGAACGAGCAGGTGAAAACCTGATTATGTCAGCCTTGGACCCCGCTTCGATTAATGAGTTAGTGGCTATGATCAGCGCCCAGCTGTTTTCTGACTACGTGCAAAAGACCTACCTCTTCCCGTTTCAAGCCGGAGACCTCGTTTCGACCTTTAACCAGGAATTCGACGTCCAACAAACGGAATATCAAGCTGACGGCACCAAACTAACGGTTTCCTTACCCGCTAGTGCCGCCGAACGCTACCAAAAATATGAAATTGACTAA
- a CDS encoding histidine phosphatase family protein, whose translation MTGINLYFVRHGQTQLNHYHRIQGWADSDLTDKGVQDAVTAANTLSQITFDQAYSSDTKRASRTARIILEANPAPLTEPIQKPALREENFGYFEGNDTGQTWSIVGGRTGCYSYPKLIETFGIEKTRDLIAEADPYGEAENDQQFWARLQPGLDEIVAKAEPGQNILVVAHGTLIKSVVSQFSDLDIRDSILNGSITKVIFEDGTFTVDYYNHKEH comes from the coding sequence ATGACTGGAATCAACCTGTATTTTGTTCGTCATGGACAAACCCAACTAAATCATTACCACCGCATTCAGGGGTGGGCCGATTCTGATTTAACTGATAAAGGCGTGCAAGACGCGGTTACAGCCGCAAACACCCTCAGTCAGATTACTTTTGACCAAGCGTATAGTAGTGACACCAAGCGGGCTAGTCGAACCGCTCGGATTATTTTAGAGGCTAATCCCGCCCCACTCACCGAACCCATCCAAAAGCCGGCGCTGCGTGAAGAAAACTTTGGTTACTTTGAAGGCAACGATACCGGCCAAACCTGGAGCATCGTCGGGGGACGAACCGGCTGCTACTCCTACCCCAAGTTAATTGAAACCTTTGGAATTGAAAAAACCCGAGATTTAATTGCAGAAGCGGATCCCTACGGAGAGGCCGAAAACGACCAACAATTCTGGGCTCGTTTGCAACCCGGACTAGACGAAATCGTCGCCAAAGCCGAACCCGGTCAAAACATCCTGGTGGTCGCCCATGGAACCCTAATTAAGAGTGTCGTGAGTCAATTTAGTGACTTAGACATTCGGGATTCCATTTTAAACGGCAGCATCACCAAGGTCATTTTCGAAGACGGAACCTTTACCGTCGACTACTACAACCACAAGGAGCATTAA